A window of the Fulvia fulva chromosome 3, complete sequence genome harbors these coding sequences:
- a CDS encoding Orotate phosphoribosyltransferase encodes MSSSQLPDWKQSLIETTLSSGILTFGSFKLKSNRISPYFFNAGLFCEGHLTRSLSQAYAHALDNYSREHPDFSFDVIFGPAYKGIQLCATTAYALADIDEKYGRVGHTYNRKEVKDHGEGGLMVGKSLKGKKVVIIDDVITAGTAIREAISMIDAQGGTLAGIIVAIDRQEKMPSQAEKDGQPDDGTPSGSAIGEVRRETGVPVLAVLTLEDMINGLNQLGKQDEVARMQEYRQQYAASD; translated from the coding sequence ATGTCCTCCTCCCAGCTCCCCGACTGGAAGCAATCCCTCATCGAAACGACTCTTAGCTCTGGCATCCTCACCTTCGGCTCCTTCAAGCTCAAATCGAACCGCATATCGCCCTACTTCTTCAACGCCGGCCTCTTCTGCGAGGGACACCTAACCCGCTCCCTTTCTCAAGCCTACGCCCACGCTCTTGACAACTACTCCCGTGAACACCCCGATTTCTCATTCGACGTCATCTTTGGACCTGCGTATAAGGGGATTCAACTATGTGCCACTACCGCGTACGCATTGGCCGATATCGATGAGAAGTATGGACGCGTTGGTCACACATACAACCGCAAAGAAGTTAAGGACCATGGAGAGGGCGGGTTAATGGTGGGCAAGAGTCTGAAGGGCAAGAAAGTTGTCATAATCGACGACGTGATCACAGCAGGCACCGCCATTCGCGAAGCCATCTCGATGATTGATGCGCAGGGTGGGACTCTGGCGGGTATCATTGTCGCGATCGACAGGCAAGAGAAGATGCCAAGTCAAGCGGAGAAGGACGGACAGCCTGATGACGGGACACCGAGTGGAAGTGCGATTGGGGAGGTTAGGAGAGAGACGGGCGTGCCAGTGTTGGCGGTACTGACGTTGGAGGATATGATCAATGGGCTGAACCAGCTTGGGAAGCAGGACGAGGTGGCACGGATGCAGGAGTATAGGCAGCAGTATGCAGCGAGCGATTGA